Proteins encoded in a region of the Scyliorhinus canicula chromosome 2, sScyCan1.1, whole genome shotgun sequence genome:
- the LOC119951656 gene encoding ubiquitin thioesterase OTUB2-like translates to MDGAFGSGSIVSDKNEILALGEEHPEDKIYQKKVQDISRKYSFFRRTLGDGNCFYRALSFAFLESLLGSKKGIQKLRKSLMRSRDELSSAGFAESRFENSFTTFMDMIDLVETDGSVSKLLAVFNDHGVSDHLVQYLRLLTSAYLQKRSEFFELFLEGGVSVKDFCTQEVEPMAMESDHIHITALTQALNLPIQVEYMDKTDTEVNHHVFPEGSKPLVYLLYKPGHYDILYKANKPK, encoded by the exons ATGGACGGTGCA TTTGGATCTGGTTCTATAGTCTCTGACAAAAATGAAATACTAGCACTTGGAGAAGAGCATCCTGAAGATAAAATTTACCAAAAAAAAGTGCAG GATATTAGTAGAAAGTATTCTTTCTTCAGAAGAACACTTGGTGATGGGAACTGCTTTTATCGAGCGCTGAGCTTTGCTTTCTTGGAATCACTACTTGGAAGTAAAAAGGGAATACAAAA ACTTAGAAAGAGTTTAATGCGAAGTAGAGATGAACTTTCATCTGCTGGATTTGCCGAAAGTAGATTTGAAAATTCTTTCACCACT tttatgGATATGATTGACCTGGTGGAAACGGATGGTTCGGTCTCAAAACTTCTTGCCGTTTTCAATGATCATGGTGTTTCAGATCACTTAGTGCAATATCTCCGACTGCTAACGTCCGCCTACTTGCAGAAGCGGTCTGAGTTCTTCGAGCTTTTCCTTGAGGGCGGTGTAAGTGTTAAAGACTTCTGCACTCAG GAAGTGGAACCAATGGCTATGGAGAGTGATCACATTCATATCACTGCACTGACCCAAGCATTGAATTTACCAATCCAAGTTGAATATATGGACAAAACGGATACGGAAGTTAATCATCATGTCTTTCCTGAGGGATCAAAGCCTTTAGTTTACCTACTTTACAAGCCAGGCCATTATGACATACTTTATAAAGCAAATAAACCAAAATAG
- the ddx24 gene encoding ATP-dependent RNA helicase DDX24: MKEGKKRKKFFSPSKAQRKKIQVTGQWKPMEIDPALFGEENLEGLICFEELTDYQLVGADKSTEKKAKKRKSDISEVFDSSPKKQKISDTLPKLTQTIKEKGKKKKINVHHAGVEEADIDFSEDINELELSNEKETAEAEANVTVVSKKGKRRKKKSVASQGPALVMKAKNWAIQHSSSSEQATDVSAWKDLFVPESVLRALSSLGYTAPTPIQTLVLPPAIRDKLDILGAAETGSGKTLAFAIPMIHLILEWRRAKDAKLKISEESQQDDQDTNDNHEAVSDEILENTNDLLEEDEETNEENLASPSIGCVKVINNVNFDFGAASNVENPLLGLILTPTRELAVQVKHHIDAVAKFTGIRTATIVGGMAAQKQERVLNCRPEIVIATPGRLWELIKERHPHLCHLKQLRCLVIDEADRMVEKGHFAELSQLLELLHEKEYHPKRRIFIFSATLTMVHQAPLRLLGKKHVKKINTETKLEDLIQKVGIKGKPKIIDLSRKEGTVETLTETRIPCETEEKDIYLYYFLLQYPGRTMVFANSIDCIKRLNALLTILECSPLPLHANMHQKQRLKNLERFSERESCVLLTTDVAARGLDIPNVQHVIHYQVPRTTEIYVHRSGRTARATKDGLTLMLVGPDDMMRFKKICKTLGKDENIPLFPVQAKCMSAIKARVNVARSIEKMEYQHNKMQQHNSWFQQAAEALEVDLEDNVLMGGGCNSDGGDCNSEEKQRQRMLKGMKKQLKHLLSQPVFKNHLKTKYPTQSGRLILPTLPLASKETALTTVKKQKNTKKVM, from the exons ATGAAAGAAGgtaagaagagaaagaagttttttTCGCCTTCAAAAGCCCAACGGAAGAAAATTCAAGTAACTGGACAATGGAAGCCAATGGAGATAGACCCAGCTCTCTTCGGTGAGGAAAATTTGGAAGGATTGATTTGTTTTGAAGAGCTTACCGATTATCAGTTGGTTGGTGCTGATAAATCAACAGAGAAGAAGGCAAAAAAAAGGAAGTCTGATATTTCGGAGGTGTTTGATTCGTCGCCAAAGAAGCAGAAAATTAGTGATACTTTACCAAAATTGACGCAAACAATAAAggaaaaagggaaaaagaaaaagattaatgTTCACCATGCTGGGGTTGAAGAGGCTGATATTGACTTCTCTGAGGATATAAATGAACTTGAACTTTCAAATGAAAAGGAGACAGCAGAGGCGGAAGCAAACGTTACTGTAGTTTCCAAGAAAGGGaaaaggaggaaaaaaaaatctgtaGCTTCTCAAGGCCCAGCTCTCGTGATGAAAGCAAAAAACTGGGCAATACAACATTCCAGTTCTTCTGAGCAGGCAACTGATGTTTCTGCCTGGAAAGATCTGTTTGTCCCAGAATCAGTACTCCGAGCCCTGAGTTCTCTTGGTTATACTGCTCCTACTCCCATCCAAACCCTAGTGCTCCCACCTGCTATTAGAGACAAACTAGACATCCTTGGAGCTGCAGAAACAG GTAGTGGTAAAACACTAGCATTTGCTATTCCCATGATCCACCTTATATTAGAGTGGAGGCGAGCTAAAGATGCTAAATTGAAAATAAGTGAGGAATCACAGCAAGATGACCAGGATACGAATGACAATCACGAAGCAGTCAGTGATGAGATACTGGAAAATACAAATGATCTCCTGGAAGAAGATGAGGAAACAAATGAAGAGAATCTTGCATCTCCGAGCATAGGCTGTGTAAAAGTTATCAACAATGTAAATTTTGATTTTGGTGCAGCTTCTAATGTTGAAAATCCATTATTGGGTCTGATACTGACACCAACAAGAGAATTAGCTGTCCAGGTAAAGCATCATATTGATGCTGTCGCCAAATTCACTG GGATCAGAACGGCAACAATAGTTGGAGGTATGGCTGCTCAGAAGCAGGAAAGGGTTTTGAATTGCAGACCAGAAATTGTGATTGCGACACCGGGGAGACTGTGGGAACTGATAAAGGAGAGACATCCACATCTCTGTCATTTGAAACAGCTCAG GTGCCTGGTGATTGATGAAGCCGATCGCATGGTtgaaaaaggacattttgcaGAACTATCTCAGCTGTTGGAACTGCTACATGAAAAAGAATACCATCCAAAAAGAAGAATCTTTATATTTTCTGCTACTTTAACTATGGTTCATCAAGCTCCTCTAAGATTACTGGGAAAGAAGCATGTCAAGAAAATAAATACAGAAACAAAATTAGAAGATCTAATACAAAAAGTAGGCATCAAAGGAAAACCAAAAATAATAGATTTATCCAGGAAAGAGGGTACAGTTGAGACCCTCACTGAAACCAGAATTCCGTGTGAGACAGAGGAAAAAGATATATACCTGTATTATTTCCTGCTTCAGTATCCTGGCCGAACAATGGTCTTTGCAAATAGTATAGATTGCATCAAACGTCTGAATGCACTGCTTACTATCCTGGAATGCAGTCCACTGCCGCTGCATGCAAACATGCATCAGAAACAGAGATTGAAGAACTTAGAAAGGTTTTCTGAGAGAGAGAG CTGTGTTTTATTAACCACAGATGTTGCAGCTCGAGGTCTGGACAttccaaatgtacagcatgttATTCACTATCAG GTTCCCCGCACCACTGAAATCTATGTCCACAGGAGTGGCAGAACAGCTCGAGCCACAAAAGATGGTCTGACATTGATGTTAGTTGGGCCAGATGACATGATGCGCTTCAAAAAGATATGCAAAACACTGGGCAAAGATGAAAATATTCCTCTGTTTCCAGTTCAAGCTAAATGTATGTCTGCAATTAAG GCACGTGTTAATGTAGCTAGGAGTATAGAAAAGATGGAATACCAGCACAATAAAATGCAGCAGCATAACAGCTGGTTTCAGCAAGCTGCTGAAGCTCTTGAAGTTGATTTGGAGGATAATGTCTTGATGG GTGGAGGCTGTAACAGCGATGGTGGAGATTGTAATAGTGAGGAAAAGCAGAGACAAAGGATGTTAAAAGGAATGAAGAAACAACTGAAACATTTGCTTTCGCAACCAGTGTTTAAGAACCACCTGAAGACCAAGTACCCCACACAATCTGGTCGGCTAATATTGCCTACCCTACCATTAGCCAGCAAAGAAACTGCTTTAACGACAgtgaaaaaacagaaaaatacaAAGAAAGTTATGTGA